In a single window of the Ignavibacteriales bacterium genome:
- a CDS encoding NapC/NirT family cytochrome c produces the protein MKIKLPHSTTNWISLIGATIALICFFMIVFLFAITTFLERGSSYLGLVIYIVLPAFLIVGLILIPIGMFLKVRREKKQKRVEETRWPEINLNIASHRNAFIIFAIGTFIFLFLSAVGSYEAFIYTESVPFCGKTCHKVMLPEYTAYQSSPHARVACVDCHVGSGADWYVKSKMSGLYQVYAVTLGDYPKPIPTPISNLRPARETCQECHWPEKFYDRKLRLEKHYLSDEKNSEWDINLAVKIGGSHSAQGLQEGIHWHINKDVVIEYKALDKQRQKIPWVKFTNLKSGKTMIFQDQNQLLKKEQLDTLETRVMDCIDCHNRPSHNYKPPAFFVNNALTAGTIPKEFPMIKSLAMDLCGKDYSTTDTAMKAIKDGINSFYKEKYPQIFAEKTYLVKRAINGLQMEFKRNIFPEMKVKWSAYPNNIGHIEFIGCFRCHNDNHKSDEGKLISKDCNLCHIISAQGSPDSLQVTSFGSSLTFRHPNGDESWKEALCVDCHTGLNP, from the coding sequence ATGAAAATAAAACTTCCGCATTCAACTACAAACTGGATTTCTCTAATTGGCGCAACCATTGCGTTAATTTGTTTCTTTATGATCGTCTTTCTTTTTGCCATTACAACTTTTTTAGAAAGAGGTAGTTCATACCTTGGACTTGTAATATACATCGTACTCCCGGCGTTTTTAATAGTTGGTTTAATTTTAATTCCAATAGGAATGTTCCTTAAGGTAAGACGGGAAAAAAAGCAAAAACGAGTTGAAGAAACACGCTGGCCTGAAATTAACTTAAATATTGCCAGCCATAGAAATGCTTTTATAATATTTGCCATTGGCACTTTTATATTTTTATTCCTTTCTGCTGTTGGCAGCTATGAAGCATTTATTTATACAGAATCGGTTCCCTTTTGCGGTAAGACCTGCCATAAAGTTATGCTTCCGGAATACACGGCTTATCAATCATCTCCGCATGCACGCGTTGCCTGCGTTGATTGTCATGTTGGCTCTGGTGCTGATTGGTATGTAAAATCCAAAATGTCTGGGCTTTACCAGGTTTATGCCGTTACGTTAGGCGATTATCCAAAACCAATTCCAACTCCCATTTCTAACTTGCGACCTGCAAGGGAAACCTGCCAGGAATGCCACTGGCCCGAGAAATTTTATGATAGAAAATTGAGATTAGAAAAGCATTATCTGTCTGATGAAAAAAATTCTGAATGGGATATTAATCTTGCAGTAAAAATTGGCGGAAGCCATAGCGCGCAAGGTTTGCAGGAAGGAATTCACTGGCACATTAATAAGGATGTTGTAATTGAATATAAAGCGTTGGATAAGCAAAGACAAAAAATTCCGTGGGTAAAGTTTACAAATCTGAAAAGTGGAAAGACGATGATTTTCCAGGATCAAAATCAGTTATTGAAAAAGGAACAGCTTGATACTTTGGAAACGCGTGTTATGGATTGCATCGATTGCCACAATCGACCATCGCATAATTACAAACCGCCGGCATTTTTTGTAAACAACGCACTTACTGCCGGAACTATTCCTAAAGAATTTCCGATGATAAAATCTCTTGCAATGGATTTATGTGGAAAAGATTATTCAACTACTGATACGGCTATGAAAGCAATTAAAGATGGCATCAATTCTTTTTACAAGGAAAAATATCCACAGATTTTTGCAGAAAAAACTTACCTGGTTAAAAGAGCTATAAACGGTTTACAGATGGAATTTAAACGGAACATCTTTCCAGAAATGAAAGTGAAGTGGAGCGCATATCCAAACAATATTGGACATATAGAATTTATCGGCTGCTTTAGGTGCCATAATGATAATCATAAAAGCGATGAAGGAAAGTTGATCTCTAAAGATTGCAACTTATGCCATATAATAAGTGCGCAAGGTTCACCGGATAGTTTGCAGGTTACTTCCTTTGGTAGCTCGCTTACGTTTCGTCATCCAAATGGAGATGAAAGCTGGAAAGAAGCGCTTTGCGTTGATTGCCATACAGGACTTAATCCGTAA